A section of the Anabaena cylindrica PCC 7122 genome encodes:
- the glgA gene encoding glycogen synthase GlgA — protein MRILFVAAEAAPIAKVGGMGDVVGALPKVLRQMGHDVRIFLPYYGFLPDKMEIPKEPVWTGNAMFQDFSVYESLLPGTDVPLYLFQHSSFNTRRIYGGEDEDWRFTFFSNGAAEFCWNYWKPEIVHCHDWHTGMLPVWLNQSPDITTVFTIHNLAYQGPWRWYLEKITWCPWYMQGHNTMAAAVQFANKVNTVSPTYADQIKTPAYGEQIEGLLSFISGKLSGIINGIDTEVYNPANDKYITQTFTTDTLDKRKANKISLQEEVGLEVNSNAFLIGMVTRLVEQKGLDLVMQILDRFMAYTDAQFVLLGTGDRYYETQMWQLASRYPGRMATYLLYNDALSRRIYAGTDAFLMPSRFEPCGISQMMALRYGSVPIVRRTGGLVDTVSHYDPVNEAGTGYCFDRYEPLDLFTCMIRAWEGFRFKPQWQELQKRGMSQNFSWYESAKQYDKLYKSMYGLPEEEPTPEEPKLILTESNGKP, from the coding sequence ATGCGGATTTTATTTGTTGCAGCTGAAGCTGCTCCCATTGCCAAAGTAGGCGGAATGGGCGATGTTGTGGGTGCATTACCAAAAGTCTTAAGACAAATGGGGCATGATGTGCGAATATTCTTGCCTTACTATGGCTTTCTTCCAGACAAAATGGAGATTCCCAAAGAACCTGTATGGACTGGAAATGCCATGTTCCAGGACTTTTCCGTTTATGAAAGCCTTCTACCTGGTACTGATGTCCCATTATATTTGTTTCAACATTCTTCTTTTAATACCCGCCGTATTTATGGCGGAGAAGATGAAGATTGGCGGTTCACCTTTTTCTCCAATGGTGCAGCGGAATTCTGCTGGAATTACTGGAAGCCAGAAATTGTTCACTGTCATGATTGGCATACAGGAATGTTACCAGTTTGGTTGAACCAATCTCCAGATATCACCACTGTATTTACCATTCATAACCTAGCTTATCAAGGGCCGTGGCGTTGGTATTTAGAGAAAATTACTTGGTGTCCCTGGTATATGCAAGGTCATAACACCATGGCCGCAGCAGTTCAGTTTGCCAATAAGGTAAACACAGTTTCTCCCACCTATGCAGATCAAATCAAGACTCCTGCTTACGGTGAACAAATCGAAGGTTTGCTATCTTTTATTAGTGGGAAACTATCAGGGATTATCAACGGCATAGATACAGAAGTTTATAATCCTGCCAATGATAAATACATCACCCAAACTTTCACCACCGATACCTTAGATAAACGCAAAGCCAATAAAATTTCTTTGCAAGAAGAAGTAGGCTTAGAAGTCAATTCTAATGCCTTTCTGATTGGCATGGTGACAAGGTTAGTGGAACAAAAAGGTCTGGATTTAGTTATGCAAATTCTAGACCGCTTCATGGCTTATACAGATGCTCAATTTGTTTTGCTGGGAACAGGCGATCGCTATTATGAAACCCAAATGTGGCAATTAGCATCCCGCTATCCCGGACGCATGGCAACTTACTTACTGTATAACGATGCCCTTTCTCGTCGCATTTACGCTGGTACTGATGCTTTTCTCATGCCTAGCCGATTTGAACCCTGTGGTATCAGTCAAATGATGGCTTTGCGTTACGGTTCTGTCCCCATTGTCCGCCGCACAGGTGGATTAGTTGACACCGTATCACATTACGATCCAGTCAATGAAGCCGGTACTGGCTATTGCTTCGACCGCTATGAACCGTTAGACCTATTCACCTGCATGATTCGCGCTTGGGAAGGTTTCCGTTTCAAACCCCAATGGCAAGAATTACAAAAACGCGGTATGAGTCAAAACTTCAGTTGGTATGAATCTGCCAAGCAGTACGATAAGCTGTACAAATCAATGTACGGTTTGCCAGAAGAAGAACCCACACCAGAAGAACCAAAGTTAATTTTAACTGAGTCTAATGGTAAGCCCTGA
- the hemC gene encoding hydroxymethylbilane synthase has product MTSVSSPPRTIRIGSRKSQLALVQTYWVQEQLQKSFPDITFEVHTMSTQGDKILDVALAKIGDKGLFTKELELGMINQEIDFAVHSLKDLPTKLPEGLTLAAITERENPADALVLHEKYKGQTIDTLPEGAVIGTSSLRRLAQLRNKFPHFTFKDVRGNLITRMEKLDKGDYDALILAVAGLERLGMSDRIHQVLPPEISLHAVGQGALGIECRADDSEVISILKAIEDPQTRDRCLAERAFLRSLEGGCQVPIGVNTEIVDGNLTLTGIVASVDGQKLVQDTVTGLANDAEKLGTELANILRKQGATEILETIFTEIQRGS; this is encoded by the coding sequence ATGACTTCAGTTTCTAGTCCTCCCCGCACTATTCGTATTGGTTCACGTAAAAGCCAACTTGCTCTAGTTCAAACATACTGGGTACAAGAGCAACTTCAGAAAAGCTTTCCTGATATCACTTTTGAAGTCCATACGATGTCTACTCAAGGTGACAAAATCCTGGATGTAGCATTAGCCAAAATTGGTGATAAAGGTTTATTTACCAAAGAACTGGAATTGGGAATGATCAATCAGGAGATTGATTTTGCAGTTCATTCCCTAAAGGATCTGCCAACAAAGTTACCAGAAGGGTTAACATTAGCAGCAATTACCGAACGTGAAAATCCAGCAGATGCGCTGGTACTACATGAAAAATATAAAGGACAGACAATCGACACTTTACCTGAAGGTGCAGTAATTGGGACATCTTCCTTGCGACGGCTGGCACAGTTACGCAATAAATTTCCCCATTTTACGTTTAAAGATGTGCGGGGAAACTTAATTACACGCATGGAGAAACTGGATAAAGGTGATTATGATGCTTTGATTTTAGCGGTAGCTGGGTTAGAAAGATTGGGAATGAGCGATCGCATTCACCAAGTCTTACCTCCAGAAATTTCTCTCCATGCCGTCGGACAAGGCGCTCTGGGTATAGAATGCCGTGCAGATGACAGCGAAGTCATTTCCATCCTTAAAGCCATTGAAGACCCCCAAACACGCGATCGCTGTCTAGCAGAAAGAGCCTTTCTCCGTTCCTTAGAGGGTGGTTGTCAAGTACCCATTGGTGTAAATACAGAAATAGTTGATGGTAATTTAACACTAACAGGTATTGTTGCCAGCGTTGATGGTCAAAAACTGGTGCAAGACACTGTTACTGGCCTAGCCAATGATGCAGAAAAACTGGGTACAGAACTAGCCAATATTTTAAGGAAACAAGGCGCTACGGAAATTTTAGAAACTATCTTCACCGAGATCCAACGCGGATCATAA
- a CDS encoding GGDEF domain-containing protein, translated as MQNFAATVMTIDISTMSLMVSVASILQSITLIFLVYVICLMLRIVMIPLTQTTSLMQSNSINIITLWAIFLFDYLRNSGFIMMVNQRMYQDLHTLATTDSLTKALNRRAIENYLQHEVTRFKRSEIPFSLILIDVDKFKLINDNYGHTFGDVVLQHLVNILKKSLRSQDLVSRWGGEEFLILLPNTNIETASLIANRLRIIVEENPAAEGMIYYTISLGVATFAETYTNSLSSFFIALDQALYQAKNNGRNQVVIAATVQ; from the coding sequence ATGCAGAATTTTGCAGCCACCGTAATGACCATTGATATTAGCACAATGTCCCTCATGGTCAGTGTGGCATCTATTTTGCAATCAATCACACTGATATTTTTAGTTTATGTTATCTGTTTGATGCTACGTATAGTCATGATACCATTGACCCAAACAACTTCTTTAATGCAATCAAATAGCATAAATATTATCACACTTTGGGCAATATTTTTATTTGATTACCTTCGTAACTCCGGCTTTATTATGATGGTTAATCAAAGAATGTATCAGGATTTGCATACATTAGCTACAACCGATTCTTTAACCAAGGCGCTGAATCGTAGAGCAATAGAAAATTATTTACAGCATGAAGTCACAAGATTTAAACGCAGTGAAATACCCTTTAGTTTAATTTTGATTGATGTTGATAAATTTAAATTAATTAATGATAATTATGGACATACTTTTGGTGATGTTGTTTTACAACACCTAGTTAACATCCTGAAAAAATCTCTCCGTTCTCAAGATTTGGTGAGTCGTTGGGGTGGAGAGGAATTTCTCATCCTCTTACCAAACACAAATATTGAAACTGCATCTCTTATTGCTAACAGATTGCGAATAATAGTTGAAGAAAATCCAGCCGCTGAGGGAATGATTTATTACACTATTAGTTTAGGGGTGGCAACTTTTGCAGAAACTTATACAAATTCACTAAGTTCATTTTTTATCGCCCTTGATCAAGCTCTTTATCAGGCGAAAAATAATGGTCGGAATCAAGTAGTTATTGCTGCTACAGTTCAATAA
- a CDS encoding YegS/Rv2252/BmrU family lipid kinase: MSRSACLIFNPVAGQGDPELELDQIRSILEPEIELDIYFTTEEVDADELARAAVERGVEAIIASGGDGTLSAAAAAVVNTNIPFGIISRGTANAFAAALTIPDTIADACQTILQGKTRAVDVAYCNERLMVLLVGIGFEAGTVEKADRNAKNRLGMMAYILAGIQELGNLQKFAVEIETEDKIIQTIASAVTVANAAPATSVLAHGPAGIIFDDGLLDLTIVAPENKTGAIAATFHLFQTATAGTPVERDDIGYLRAKTFKITTEPPQKVVIDGEVVGTTPVEINCIPEGLRVFVPSVAEDIPTEKLEGLPNLTVEMKD, encoded by the coding sequence ATGAGTCGTTCCGCTTGCCTTATCTTTAACCCAGTTGCGGGTCAGGGTGATCCAGAATTAGAACTAGATCAGATTAGATCAATATTAGAACCAGAAATTGAATTAGATATTTATTTCACAACTGAAGAAGTGGATGCTGACGAACTTGCACGCGCAGCAGTAGAAAGGGGAGTAGAAGCGATTATTGCGTCTGGGGGTGATGGTACTCTGTCAGCAGCAGCCGCAGCAGTAGTTAATACTAATATTCCCTTCGGGATTATTTCACGGGGAACAGCAAACGCTTTTGCAGCAGCTTTAACGATTCCCGATACAATTGCAGATGCTTGTCAGACAATTTTGCAGGGTAAAACCCGTGCAGTAGATGTAGCTTATTGCAACGAGCGACTGATGGTATTATTGGTAGGTATTGGTTTTGAAGCCGGAACTGTAGAAAAAGCAGACAGGAATGCTAAAAATCGCCTGGGGATGATGGCGTATATTTTGGCAGGAATTCAAGAATTAGGAAATTTACAGAAATTCGCTGTTGAAATTGAAACTGAAGATAAGATCATTCAAACTATTGCTTCGGCGGTGACAGTAGCAAATGCTGCACCGGCAACTTCAGTGTTAGCTCATGGACCAGCGGGTATTATTTTTGATGACGGATTACTAGATTTAACAATTGTAGCCCCAGAAAATAAAACAGGTGCGATCGCAGCTACATTCCATTTATTTCAAACTGCTACCGCAGGAACACCCGTAGAACGAGACGATATTGGCTATCTGCGAGCTAAAACATTTAAAATCACAACTGAACCACCACAAAAGGTAGTTATAGATGGAGAAGTAGTCGGCACAACTCCTGTAGAAATTAATTGTATACCAGAAGGTTTGAGGGTTTTTGTACCATCAGTAGCAGAAGATATTCCCACAGAAAAGCTAGAAGGATTACCTAACTTAACTGTAGAAATGAAGGATTAA
- a CDS encoding CAAD domain-containing protein: METQQQPPETVNSGSPDGVLALEGVDTAKLPKLMPAKAYESQWQRVSRQIVDFLDQLPNYLGSFFDKNKQALLTFGLILSAIVTVKVAIAVLDAIHGVPLLAPIFEIIGIIYAIWFTFRYLIKAETRQELVHKVNSFKQQLIG; this comes from the coding sequence ATGGAAACTCAACAACAGCCACCAGAGACAGTAAATTCAGGTTCACCTGACGGTGTATTAGCTCTTGAGGGTGTAGATACCGCCAAATTACCAAAACTCATGCCAGCTAAAGCTTATGAAAGCCAATGGCAGCGAGTGAGCAGACAAATTGTTGATTTCTTAGACCAACTGCCAAATTATCTAGGTAGTTTTTTTGACAAAAACAAACAGGCTTTATTAACATTTGGATTAATTTTGTCTGCAATTGTCACGGTCAAGGTAGCGATCGCAGTTTTAGATGCTATTCATGGCGTACCGTTATTAGCACCTATTTTTGAGATAATTGGCATAATTTATGCCATCTGGTTTACTTTCCGTTATCTCATCAAAGCTGAAACCCGTCAAGAATTAGTACACAAGGTTAATTCATTCAAACAACAACTTATAGGTTAA
- a CDS encoding BON domain-containing protein gives MKKLTSFLIGSLLVLSVACDDTAKTTVTAPETGEVPASPATQTTQEAQEDAQSEVRRRQLNADIRAREERNLATGDLTDRAAADLASQVRSKLEANIPGGQLTVKATEDGLVTVSGTVGNQEQLAKIEPLAKEINGVKNVVVETIVTPPQN, from the coding sequence ATGAAAAAGCTAACTTCTTTCTTAATTGGTTCGCTTTTAGTTCTTAGCGTTGCTTGCGATGACACTGCTAAGACAACTGTCACTGCACCCGAAACGGGAGAAGTTCCAGCAAGTCCTGCTACACAAACAACTCAAGAAGCACAAGAAGATGCTCAAAGTGAAGTCCGCAGAAGACAACTCAATGCTGATATCCGCGCTCGTGAAGAACGAAATTTGGCGACTGGTGATCTAACAGACAGAGCTGCCGCAGATCTAGCAAGTCAAGTCCGATCTAAATTAGAGGCCAATATACCAGGTGGTCAATTAACAGTTAAGGCTACAGAAGATGGACTAGTTACTGTATCAGGAACCGTTGGTAATCAGGAGCAGTTGGCTAAAATTGAACCTTTGGCAAAAGAAATTAATGGTGTCAAAAATGTAGTTGTGGAAACGATTGTTACACCACCACAAAACTAA